DNA from Paraburkholderia largidicola:
CTATCGCACGATGGGCGTACGGCTGACTTCGTTATTCGTTTCGACCAGCAACAGCAGTTGTCTGAGAAACGTCGCGCGTTCGTCCGACGGCAGCGCCGCGATGGTGCGCTCGTGCGCGCGAGCGACTGGCGATTCAAGCCGCGTGAGCAGCGCCTGGCCCACACCTGTCAACTCCGCGACTTTCTTTCGCCGATCCGTGCGCGAGACGCGGCTCTGCACGAAACGTCGTTGCGCGAGACGCGAGATCACGTCCGCCGTATTCGCACGGTCAAGCCCCACGGCACGCGACAGCACCACCTGCTCGGAAGGTCCCAATTGCTCCAGCGCGGTGAGAATGCTGTATTGCACCGGAGTGATGCCTTCGGCTGCGCATTCCTCCATGAAAAGCGCCACATGAATCTGATGCAGGCGGCGGATCAAAAAGCCCGGCCGCTCGTTGAGCGCCGTATTGCGCCATGCGAGCACCTGGTCCGGCTCGGTATCGTCGATGTGGCTGACTGCTGGTGGGGCATCCATGAGCAAAGAGTTCCGTTTGCGTTCGATACGAATTGTCCACGCATGGTGCGCGACGGTTCGTCAGCATACATCGTATTGGCCTGCCTGCCGACGTTCCGATGCAAAGAATCTCGCGCAGTTTTGCGCGCAATCAGTTGAACGTCGGGGCCCGTTCCGGATGGCACAAGTCGGTGCGCACATGCACGAATACAAGGCTTTTCAAACATACGTGGTGCACCACACATTTTCGATGGTCACCCTTGTCTCAGGGTGTGCCCCACTGCATCCGGGACTGGCGACGAAACAGATCACTGGCATACCCCTTGCATCACTGGAATGAATCGTCAGTATCCAAACGAATTATCGATTCGACGATCATCACTCCAGTGATCGCGCACGTACGAAGCCTTGCGCGCGGTTGCTACCACTACCAAAGGGGCTCTTCATGTCAGTCCGTCTTACCCGCCGCGATGCTGGCCAGTCAACACAGCGCACCGCCGTTACGCTGCTGCGCACGTGCGCGCTTGCGCTCGTCGCCACCTTCGGCATCGTCCATGCGGCGCATGCAGCGAGTGCCGA
Protein-coding regions in this window:
- a CDS encoding MarR family winged helix-turn-helix transcriptional regulator, with amino-acid sequence MDAPPAVSHIDDTEPDQVLAWRNTALNERPGFLIRRLHQIHVALFMEECAAEGITPVQYSILTALEQLGPSEQVVLSRAVGLDRANTADVISRLAQRRFVQSRVSRTDRRKKVAELTGVGQALLTRLESPVARAHERTIAALPSDERATFLRQLLLLVETNNEVSRTPIVR